From a single Miscanthus floridulus cultivar M001 chromosome 8, ASM1932011v1, whole genome shotgun sequence genomic region:
- the LOC136469169 gene encoding uncharacterized protein, with protein sequence MLDTRCESAHAMELLAQAISGFTRGGHEGNSGNGGGARGPEGPCSYQDFLKTHPPMFMLTTEPLDVEHWLRILKQKFLLLTVTEEQKMRFVAQQLLGFASAWWDTLNAMQPVDHHVTWQEFTMAFKEFYIPAGVLNRKLTEFLNLRQGSMFVIDYVNKFNHLSQYAGTHVDTDEKKRDRFYHGLSCILQKELYIGNYQTFGAMMNAAIAMEGL encoded by the coding sequence ATGTTGGATACTCGTTgcgagtcagcccatgccatggagctgctggcaCAGGCTATTAGTGGCTTCACCCGTGGAGGCCACGAAGGAAAtagtgggaacgggggtggtgcccgcggtcctgagggaccctgctcttatcaggatttcttgaagacgcacccacccatgttcatgcTGACGACTGAGCCTTTGGATGTGGAGCATTGGCTCCGTATTCTGaagcaaaagtttctgctacTCACCGTAACTGAGGAGCAGAAGATGCGCTTTGTAGCGCAACAGCTGTTGGGATttgctagtgcatggtgggacacattaAATGCCATGCAGCCAGTGGATCACCAtgtgacctggcaggagttcactatGGCTTTCAAAGAGttttatattcctgctggtgttctaAACAGGAAGTTGACGGAGTTCCTTAACCTAAGGCAAGGAAGCATGTTCGTGATAGATtatgtcaacaagttcaaccacttgtcacAATATGCTGGGACTCACGTTGATacggatgagaagaagagggaccgtttctatcacggtctctcttgcatcttgcagaaggagttatatataggaaactatcagacctttggggctatgATGAATGcggctattgccatggagggattgTAG